From a region of the Clupea harengus chromosome 9, Ch_v2.0.2, whole genome shotgun sequence genome:
- the LOC105899507 gene encoding serine/arginine-rich splicing factor 1A, which produces MSGGSSVIRGPAGNNDCRIYVGNLPPDIRTKDVEDVFYKYGAIRDIDLKNRRGGPPFAFVEFEDPRDAEDAVYGRDGYDYDGYRLRVEFPRSGRGMGRGGFGGMGGAPRGRYGPPSRRSEYRVIVSGLPPSGSWQDLKDHMREAGDVCYADVFRDGTGVVEFVRKEDMTYAVRKLDNTKFRSHEGETAYVRVKVDGPRSPSYGRSRSRSRSRSRSRSRSRSKSRSYSPRRGRGSPQYSPRHSRSRSRS; this is translated from the exons ATGTCTGGTGGCAGTAGCGTGATCCGAGGCCCAGCTGGGAACAACGACTGCCGAATCTATGTGGGGAACCTGCCCCCCGATATCCGCACGAAAGATGTCGAAGATGTGTTCTACAAATACGGTGCGATTCGAGACATCGACCTTAAAAATCGCAGAGGAGGACCTCCGTTTGCCTTCGTCGAATTTGAGGACCCAAG GGACGCTGAAGACGCGGTGTACGGACGCGATGGCTACGACTACGATGGTTACCGTTTAAGAGTTGAATTTCCCAGGAGTGGAAGGGGAATGGGCAGAGGTGGATTTGGAGGAATGGGTGGGGCCCCCAGAGGCCGCTATGGACCCCCGTCCAGGCGTTCAGAATACAGAGTCATAGTTTCAG GGCTTCCCCCCAGTGGCAGCTGGCAGGACCTGAAGGATCACATGCGTGAAGCAGGTGATGTATGTTATGCTGATGTATTCCGCGATGGGACTGGTGTTGTGGAATTTGTGCGAAAAGAAGACATGACCTACGCCGTTCGAAAGCTGGACAACACTAAATTCCGCTCACACGAG GGTGAAACTGCATATGTGCGGGTGAAGGTGGATGGCCCTCGCAGCCCCAGCTATGGAAGGTCACGCTCCCGCAGTCGTAGCCGGAGccgcagcaggagcaggagcaggagcaagagCCGCAGCTACTCCCCTCGTCGCGGTCGCGGGTCTCCCCAGTACTCCCCGCGCCATAGCCGTTCCCGGTCCCGCTCCTAA